The genomic segment CGAGCACGCCGGGGATGCTGACCGGGACCGCGCCGGAGCTGCTCAGCGCCCCCACCGGGGTGCCGTTCACCGAGGCGAGGTAGCTCTGGGCCCTGCCCGAGGCGTCGGTGTCGGAGTGGAGCAGACCGAGGCCGAGGGCGCCGCCGAGCAGGCTGATCACGGCGCCGTCGCTGGCGGAGCTGCCCGACCCGGCGGCGCCGGCGACGCCGGCGTGGCTGGTCGAGCGCAGCAGGGAGAGGGTGGCCAGGTTGCCGCCGAGGGCGAGGTCGGTGAGGGCGCTGCGGGCGTCGCCGGAGGCGGCCGAGCCGCTGTCGCTGCTCGCCATCCAGCTCGCCAGGGCGAGGTCGAGCAGCGGGTTCGAGGGCAGGGTCAGCAGCGCGCCGGCCCGGCCGCCGTGGCCGGTGGAGGTGCCCGCCGCGAGGTCGCTGCCGAGCACACGCAGGCCGGTGGCGGCGGCGCCGCCGTGGCCGGGGGTCGCGGTCGCCGAGGTGCAGCTGACGCAGCCGCCGAGCAGCCCGATGACCAGCCCGTGGGAGCTGGCGGAGGCCGCCGGCACACCCGCTGCGGCGGGGGTGGTGGCGGGCGCCGGCTGGAGCAGCCCGAGCACCCCGGAGAGGAGGCCGGCATGCACCGCGGGCACGCCCACGGGGAGCGCCGCGGAGGCGGTGGTGACGCCGAGGGTGAGCTGGAGGACGCCGGCCAGGGTGACCGGGATCGCCGCCGCCAGCGCTCGCCGCACCATCTCGAAGCCTCCTGATCCGGCCGCTCCGGGGCGGCACCCGCGGCCCGCTCACGATCGGGACGCAACAATCGAAACGAGCACATCAAACGAAAACTTGCGGTGGGCAGGCCGTGGGCTGCCGGGGGGCATGGCGGAGCGGTGCGCGCTGGTATCCTCGGCCGCCGTGCGCCAGATCTGGGCCCCGTGGCGGATGGAGTACGTCAGCGACCGCACCCCGCCCGAGGGCTGCGTCCTGTGCGCCATCGACGCCGGCGAGACCGACCAGGAGCGGCACGTCGTGGAGCGCACCGCCCAGACCTTCACCGTGCTCAACCTCCACCCCTACAGCAGCGGACACCTGCTGGTCGTCCCCCACCGTCACGTGCCCGACCTCACCGGGCTCTCCCCCGCCGAGGGCGCCGGGATGTTCGCGGCGCTGCAGCGGGCGGTCCGCGCCCTCCAGGCGGCGCTCGGCCCCGACGGCTTCAACCTGGGGGTGAACCAGGGCAGGATCGCCGGGGCCGGCATCACCGACCATGTCCACGCCCACGTGGTCCCCCGCTGGGACGGCGACACCAACTTCATGCCGGTGCTCGCCGACGTCAAGGTGATCCCCGAGCACCTCGACCGCACCGCCGAACGGCTCCGCGAGGCCTTCGCCAGGCTCGGCCCCGACCCCGGCGGTCCCTGACTGCGCGGCTGCTACACTCCGCCGCCGACGGACCGCGCCTGCCGGCGCGTCAGAGAGATGCCCCGGCGAGGGCGACAGGGAGGCCCGGGTGGGCTCGGTCATCAAGAAGCGCCGCAAGAAGATGCGGAAGCACAAGCACAAGAAGATGCTGAAGAAGACCCGTTGGGCGCGGCGCGCGAGCTGAGCCGGGCCGGTCTGGGATGAGCCGGCGGGCGGTCCTCCGGGGCCGCCCGCCCTCTCCGTCCGGCGTGTCAGCCGGTGGTCAGCAGCCGGTCGAGCAGGGTCGACAGCGCGTCCGGGTGGATGCCGCCGATGATGTTCGCCGCCACCCGCCCGCGGGCGTCGACGACCACCGTGGTCGGCGGCGCCAGCACCGCGAACTGGGCGGCGACCCGGCCGTCGTCGAGCCCCGCGGGATAGGGCACGCCGAGCCCGCTCAGGTAGCCCTGGAGCGGAGCCCGGTCGTCGCGCAGGGCGTCGCCGACGACGACCACGCCGCGGGGGCGGTAGCGGACCGCCACCCTGTTGAGATCCGCCTGCTGGCGGCGGCAGGGCCCGCACCACGAGCCGAAGAAGTCGATGACCACGGGATGGCCGCGCTCGGCGGCGAGGTCGACGACGCCGCCGCCGAGGGTCTGGATCCGCACCGCCGGTGCCGCGCTGCCCACCTCGGGGCCGCCGCCGGCACCTCCGACGCCGACGTCCTGCTCGAGCCCGCATCCCGCCAGCAGCAGGGCGGCGAGCGCCACCCCGAGCCGGGTCATACCTTGGCGTAGGAGTGGAGACCGACGATCCAGAGGTTGACGGCGTAGAGGGTGAAGAGGATCGAGACGAAGCCCACCGCGGTGATCGCCGCCGCCCGGGTCTCGCGCCAGCCGTAGGTGACCCGGGCGTGGAGGTAGATCGCGAAGATCACCCAGGTGATGAAGGCGAAGGTCTCCTTGGGATCCCACCCCCAGTAGCGGCCCCAGGCGTGCTCGCCCCAGATCGCTCCGCAGATCACCCCGAACGACCAGATCGGGAAGCCGAGCATCACGAAGCGGTAGCTCCAGAGGTCGAGGGTGGGGGCGCCGGGGAGGGCGCGCGCCACCGCCCGCGCCGCCGCCTGGCGGGGGTCGCCCCCGCTGCGGCCGCCGCCCACCGAGACCGGGGTGCCGCCCGGCGTCACCGCCATCCGACCGGTCGCGGCGGAGGCGAGCCGGCCGTCGGCCCAGCGGCGGGCCAGGTAGAACATCCCGAAGAGGAACGAGAAGGTGAGGATCCCCGACGAGGACGCCATCGCGGTGACGTGGATGGTCAGCCAGTAGCTGTGGAGCGCCGGCACCAGGCTCCCCGGAGGGACGTAGAGCATGTAGGCGAGCCCCAGCAGCGCCACCGCCAGGCCCATCGCGGGCGCCCCCACCAGCCGCAGCCGGTGGCGCAGCGCCAGCACCAGGAAGGCGGTGACCATGATCAGGCTGATGCCGGTGGAGTACTCGTACATGTTCCCGAGCGGCCAGTGCCCCGCCTCCAGCGCGCGGGCCACGATCGACCCGAGGTGGAACGGCCACCCCGTCATCGCCGCCACCACGCCCACGTCGGAGAGCGCGCGCCGCCGGAAGGCGATGTGGAGGATGAAGGCGAGGAAGCCCACGAGGTAGGCGGCCACCGCCACCCAGAAGAGGGCGAGCGAGAGGGGGGTCCCGTGCATCCGGCGGCCAGTATAGACGCGTGGAGACCTCACGCCCGTTGGGCTCTTCACCCCAAGCCACCCCACCCCGCGTCCGGGCTGGCGACCTACAGGACGACGCCCTCGTCGATGCGGGCGAGGGCCTCGTGCTCGAGCAGGTCCTTGAGCTGGTCGAAGGCGTGGTCGGCGTCGGCGGCGTTGCGGCGCTCGACGAGGAGGGTGTTGACCACCCGGCCGATGAGGCCGGGGACCTCGTACTCGATGATCACCGTGACCCGGGTGCGGGTCCTCGCGGTGGCGCGGTAGTCGTTGCGGATCACGGCATGGATCTGGCCGGTGGTCTCGAGCACGCTGCGCTCGCCGGCGACCAGCTCGGTGACCACCGCCTCGCCGGGGAGGTGGCGGCCGAGCATGTTGTAGGTGAAGGCGTAGCGGGTTCCCACGGTCACCTCGCCGGCACCGTTCACGCGGCGGACCTCGGAGAGGTTGGGCCACCACTCCGGGGCCCGGGTCAGGTCGCTGACGTGGGCGAAGACCCGGTCGAGCGG from the Candidatus Dormiibacterota bacterium genome contains:
- a CDS encoding HIT domain-containing protein, which produces MRQIWAPWRMEYVSDRTPPEGCVLCAIDAGETDQERHVVERTAQTFTVLNLHPYSSGHLLVVPHRHVPDLTGLSPAEGAGMFAALQRAVRALQAALGPDGFNLGVNQGRIAGAGITDHVHAHVVPRWDGDTNFMPVLADVKVIPEHLDRTAERLREAFARLGPDPGGP
- a CDS encoding AURKAIP1/COX24 domain-containing protein encodes the protein MGSVIKKRRKKMRKHKHKKMLKKTRWARRAS
- a CDS encoding TlpA disulfide reductase family protein, yielding MTRLGVALAALLLAGCGLEQDVGVGGAGGGPEVGSAAPAVRIQTLGGGVVDLAAERGHPVVIDFFGSWCGPCRRQQADLNRVAVRYRPRGVVVVGDALRDDRAPLQGYLSGLGVPYPAGLDDGRVAAQFAVLAPPTTVVVDARGRVAANIIGGIHPDALSTLLDRLLTTG
- the ccsB gene encoding c-type cytochrome biogenesis protein CcsB, translating into MHGTPLSLALFWVAVAAYLVGFLAFILHIAFRRRALSDVGVVAAMTGWPFHLGSIVARALEAGHWPLGNMYEYSTGISLIMVTAFLVLALRHRLRLVGAPAMGLAVALLGLAYMLYVPPGSLVPALHSYWLTIHVTAMASSSGILTFSFLFGMFYLARRWADGRLASAATGRMAVTPGGTPVSVGGGRSGGDPRQAAARAVARALPGAPTLDLWSYRFVMLGFPIWSFGVICGAIWGEHAWGRYWGWDPKETFAFITWVIFAIYLHARVTYGWRETRAAAITAVGFVSILFTLYAVNLWIVGLHSYAKV
- a CDS encoding SRPBCC family protein, producing the protein MAMSHLVLSREIYSPLDRVFAHVSDLTRAPEWWPNLSEVRRVNGAGEVTVGTRYAFTYNMLGRHLPGEAVVTELVAGERSVLETTGQIHAVIRNDYRATARTRTRVTVIIEYEVPGLIGRVVNTLLVERRNAADADHAFDQLKDLLEHEALARIDEGVVL